A single region of the Paraburkholderia megapolitana genome encodes:
- a CDS encoding acyl-CoA dehydrogenase C-terminal domain-containing protein — translation MGQYAAPLRDMQFVLHELLNVEAEIKQMPKHADLDADTINQVLEEAGKFCSEVLFPLNQSGDREGCTYLGDGVVTTPKGFKEAYQQYVEAGWPALGCDPEYGGQGLPAFVNNALYEMLNSANQAWTMYPGLSHGAYECLHEHGTPDQQKVYLPKLVSGVWTGTMCLTEPHCGTDLGILRTKAEPNGDGSYAISGTKIFISSGEHDLAENIVHLVLARLPDAPQGTKGISLFIVPKFVPDASGEPGERNGVKCGSIEHKMGIHANATCVINLDNAKGWLVGEPNKGLNAMFVMMNAARLGVGMQSLGLTEIAYQNSLVYAKERLQMRSLTGPKAPEKAADPIIVHPDVRRMLLTQKAYAEGARAFSYWSALHIDKEFSHSDEAVRKEAADLVALLTPILKAFLSDNAFEGTNHAMQIYGGHGFITEWGMEQYVRDARINMIYEGTNSIQSLDLLGRKVLGDMGAKLKRFGKLVTDFVEAEGVNPAMQEFINPLADIGDKVQKLTMEIGMKAMQNQDEVGAAAVPYLRTVGHLVFSYFWARMARIALDKQASGDPFYKAKLATARFYFARLLPETASTIRAARAGSKTLMEVDEALF, via the coding sequence ATGGGACAGTACGCCGCGCCGCTGCGCGACATGCAATTCGTGTTGCACGAGCTGCTCAACGTCGAAGCCGAGATCAAGCAGATGCCGAAGCACGCGGATCTCGACGCGGACACGATCAACCAGGTACTCGAAGAGGCTGGCAAGTTCTGCTCCGAGGTGCTGTTCCCGCTCAACCAGAGCGGCGATCGCGAAGGCTGCACCTACCTGGGCGACGGCGTCGTCACCACGCCGAAGGGCTTCAAGGAAGCGTATCAGCAGTACGTCGAGGCCGGCTGGCCTGCGCTCGGTTGCGATCCGGAATACGGCGGCCAGGGGCTGCCCGCGTTCGTCAACAACGCGCTGTATGAAATGCTGAACTCGGCGAATCAGGCGTGGACGATGTACCCCGGCCTCTCGCATGGCGCGTACGAATGTCTGCACGAGCACGGCACGCCCGACCAGCAGAAGGTCTATCTGCCGAAGCTCGTATCGGGTGTCTGGACCGGCACGATGTGCCTGACCGAACCGCATTGCGGCACCGATCTCGGCATCCTGCGTACCAAGGCCGAACCGAACGGCGACGGCTCGTACGCGATCAGCGGCACGAAAATCTTTATCTCGAGCGGCGAACACGATCTCGCGGAGAACATCGTTCACCTCGTGCTCGCGCGACTGCCGGATGCACCGCAAGGCACGAAGGGCATCTCGCTCTTCATCGTGCCGAAGTTCGTTCCGGATGCAAGCGGCGAACCGGGCGAGCGTAACGGTGTGAAGTGCGGTTCGATCGAACACAAGATGGGCATTCACGCCAACGCAACCTGCGTGATCAATCTCGACAATGCGAAGGGCTGGCTCGTCGGTGAGCCGAACAAAGGCCTGAACGCGATGTTCGTGATGATGAATGCCGCGCGTCTGGGTGTCGGCATGCAAAGTCTCGGCCTCACCGAGATCGCGTATCAGAACTCGCTCGTGTACGCGAAGGAACGTCTGCAGATGCGTTCGCTGACCGGCCCGAAAGCGCCCGAAAAGGCAGCGGATCCGATCATCGTGCATCCGGACGTGCGTCGTATGCTGCTCACGCAAAAGGCCTACGCAGAAGGCGCACGCGCATTCTCGTACTGGTCCGCGCTGCACATCGACAAAGAGTTCTCGCATAGCGACGAAGCGGTCCGCAAGGAAGCCGCCGATCTCGTCGCGCTGCTCACGCCGATCCTGAAAGCGTTCCTGTCGGACAACGCGTTCGAAGGCACGAATCACGCGATGCAGATCTACGGCGGTCACGGCTTCATCACCGAATGGGGCATGGAGCAATACGTGCGCGACGCGCGGATCAACATGATCTACGAAGGCACGAACTCGATTCAATCGCTCGACCTGCTGGGCCGCAAGGTGCTCGGCGACATGGGCGCGAAGCTGAAGCGCTTCGGCAAGCTCGTCACCGATTTCGTCGAAGCCGAAGGCGTGAATCCGGCGATGCAGGAATTCATCAATCCGCTCGCGGATATCGGCGACAAGGTGCAGAAGCTGACGATGGAAATCGGCATGAAGGCGATGCAGAACCAGGATGAAGTCGGCGCTGCCGCTGTGCCGTATCTGCGCACCGTTGGCCACCTGGTGTTCTCGTACTTCTGGGCACGCATGGCGCGCATCGCGCTCGACAAGCAGGCATCTGGCGATCCGTTCTACAAGGCGAAGCTTGCTACGGCGCGCTTCTATTTCGCCCGGTTGTTGCCTGAAACGGCATCGACGATCCGTGCGGCGCGCGCGGGTTCGAAGACGCTGATGGAAGTCGACGAAGCGCTGTTTTAA
- a CDS encoding TetR/AcrR family transcriptional regulator produces MRKGEQTRVAILDAALDLASRDGLEGLTIGLLAERMQMSKSGVFAHFGSREDLQVEVVREYHRRFEDEVFFPSLREPRGLPRLRAMLSRWIEKRIQEVTTGCIYISGAVEYDDRADSQVREQLVLSVTMWRAAMMRAISQSMEEGHLRADTDPQLMLFELYSFSLGLHHDARFLHLPDAVRLTWAALEKLIVSYQSESR; encoded by the coding sequence ATGCGAAAAGGCGAACAAACGCGAGTAGCGATTCTCGATGCAGCACTCGATCTGGCAAGCCGCGACGGACTAGAAGGTCTGACGATTGGGTTGCTGGCCGAGCGCATGCAGATGAGCAAGAGCGGCGTGTTCGCGCATTTCGGGTCGCGTGAGGATCTGCAGGTTGAGGTCGTGCGCGAATATCACCGTCGTTTCGAAGACGAGGTGTTTTTCCCGAGTCTGCGCGAGCCGCGCGGGCTGCCGCGTCTACGCGCGATGCTGTCGCGCTGGATCGAAAAACGCATTCAGGAAGTCACGACTGGCTGCATCTATATCAGCGGTGCAGTCGAGTACGACGACCGCGCGGACAGCCAGGTGCGCGAGCAACTGGTGTTGAGCGTCACGATGTGGCGTGCCGCGATGATGCGGGCCATTTCGCAATCGATGGAAGAAGGACATCTGCGCGCGGATACCGATCCGCAACTGATGCTCTTCGAACTGTACAGCTTCTCGCTCGGTCTACATCACGACGCGCGTTTCCTGCATCTGCCGGATGCGGTGCGTCTCACGTGGGCCGCGCTGGAAAAACTGATTGTTTCGTATCAAAGCGAAAGTCGTTAG
- the clsB gene encoding cardiolipin synthase ClsB, which produces MSAGGVRRFARLRQSLFKRRYWSKYRFTAGNDVRLFCSGDDFFGALIARIDAATHDVALETYIFSDDEAGLAVADALKRAASRGVRVRVITDGIGTARLPMFNDWPQAGIEHRIYNPHLFGRFGFSRTHRKLAAVDDTYAFCGGINIVDDFDQNGTRLPYSRWDFAVELHGPVVADVRDAFEQQWQRIRSGHRTAESLRPDLTPSPDDHRSLRRARLRTSSHARRPDLRSAAEPYVAFIARDNLINRRAIEKAYLTAIGQARTEVLLANPYFMPGRKLRRALVFAARRGIDVRLVIGRKEFAALDYAVPFLYRSLLKAGVKIAEYEKTMLHGKVAVVDSNWATVGSSNLDALSLVLNNEANVMLVQHREIDELRNAILLAFRDARRIDLARYEARPAGERLINWLAYTAYRAVMKLLTVGGYD; this is translated from the coding sequence ATGAGCGCAGGCGGCGTACGGCGTTTCGCGCGGCTTCGGCAGAGCCTGTTCAAGCGGCGCTACTGGTCGAAATACCGCTTTACCGCCGGCAACGATGTGCGGCTGTTCTGCTCCGGGGACGACTTCTTCGGTGCGTTGATCGCCCGTATCGACGCGGCAACTCACGACGTCGCGCTCGAAACCTACATCTTCAGCGACGACGAAGCCGGTCTTGCCGTCGCGGATGCATTAAAGCGCGCTGCTTCGCGTGGCGTGCGGGTACGTGTCATTACCGACGGCATCGGTACTGCGCGCCTGCCAATGTTCAACGACTGGCCGCAAGCCGGCATCGAACACCGGATCTACAATCCGCATCTGTTCGGCCGCTTCGGTTTTTCGCGCACGCATCGCAAGCTGGCGGCCGTCGACGATACCTACGCGTTCTGCGGTGGCATCAACATCGTCGACGACTTCGACCAGAACGGCACGCGTCTGCCGTATTCGCGCTGGGACTTCGCGGTCGAACTGCATGGGCCGGTGGTCGCCGATGTGCGCGACGCATTCGAACAGCAGTGGCAGCGGATTCGCAGCGGACATCGCACCGCGGAATCGCTGCGTCCCGACCTCACGCCTTCACCCGACGATCACCGCAGCCTGCGCCGCGCGCGCCTGCGCACCAGTAGTCATGCGCGGCGTCCGGATCTGCGCAGCGCGGCTGAACCCTACGTGGCATTCATCGCACGCGATAACCTGATCAATCGTCGGGCGATCGAAAAGGCCTACCTCACCGCAATCGGCCAGGCACGCACCGAAGTGCTGCTCGCCAATCCGTACTTCATGCCCGGTCGCAAGCTGCGTCGTGCGTTAGTGTTTGCGGCGCGGCGCGGTATCGATGTGCGGCTCGTAATCGGTCGCAAGGAATTCGCTGCACTCGATTACGCGGTGCCCTTCCTGTATCGCTCGCTGCTGAAAGCCGGCGTGAAGATCGCCGAATATGAAAAGACCATGCTGCACGGCAAGGTCGCGGTGGTCGATTCGAACTGGGCGACGGTCGGGTCGTCGAATCTCGACGCATTGAGTCTCGTGCTCAACAACGAAGCGAATGTGATGCTGGTGCAACATAGGGAAATCGACGAATTGCGCAATGCAATTCTTTTAGCCTTCCGCGACGCGCGCCGTATCGACCTTGCGCGCTACGAGGCCCGTCCGGCGGGCGAGCGGCTCATCAACTGGCTCGCTTACACAGCGTATCGGGCAGTCATGAAACTGCTTACCGTAGGTGGTTACGATTAG
- the nudB gene encoding dihydroneopterin triphosphate diphosphatase, whose translation MHRASHVSRPITMPKPPKIPESVLVVIYTPELDVLIIERADHGAFWQSVTGSKDSQDEPLAQTAVREVAEETGIVIGSDEVPRGALLDWQHQIEYDIYPVWRHRYAEGVTRNTEHWFSLRVPYCMDVKLAPREHTAYEWLPYQEAAARCFSPSNREAILQLPWRLYARRDERQR comes from the coding sequence ATGCATCGTGCGTCCCACGTGTCCCGTCCGATCACCATGCCGAAACCGCCGAAGATTCCAGAATCCGTTCTTGTCGTCATCTACACGCCCGAGCTCGATGTGCTGATCATCGAACGGGCGGACCATGGGGCCTTCTGGCAATCGGTGACCGGTTCCAAAGACAGCCAGGATGAACCGCTCGCGCAGACGGCCGTGCGCGAAGTCGCAGAAGAGACCGGCATCGTGATCGGTAGCGACGAGGTGCCGCGCGGCGCGCTGCTCGACTGGCAGCATCAGATCGAATACGACATCTATCCGGTGTGGCGTCATCGCTATGCGGAGGGTGTCACGCGTAACACCGAGCACTGGTTCAGCCTGCGGGTGCCGTATTGCATGGACGTCAAGCTCGCACCTCGCGAACACACGGCCTACGAGTGGCTGCCGTATCAGGAAGCAGCAGCGCGCTGCTTCTCGCCATCGAACCGTGAAGCGATCCTGCAACTGCCCTGGCGGCTCTACGCGCGCCGCGACGAGCGTCAGCGATGA
- the aspS gene encoding aspartate--tRNA ligase translates to MSMRSEYCGLVTEHLLGQTVSLCGWVQRRRDHGGVIFIDLRDREGLVQVVCDPDRADMFKTAEGVRNEFCVQVKGLVRNRPEGTANAGLTSGKIEVLCHELTVLNASVTPPFQLDDDNLSETTRLTHRVLDLRRPQMQHNLRLRYRVAMEVRKYLDARGFIDIETPMLTKSTPEGARDYLVPSRTNPGQFFALPQSPQLFKQLLMVANFDRYYQIVKCFRDEDLRADRQPEFTQIDCETSFLGEQEIRDLFEDMTRHVFKETIGVELASTFPVMKYSEAMQRFGSDKPDLRVKLEFTELTDVMKDVDFKVFSTPANTKDGRVAALRVPKGSELSRGDIDSYTEFVRIYGAKGLAWIKVNEVAKGRDGLQSPIVKNLHDASIAAILERTGAEDGDIVFFAADRAKVVNDSLGALRLKIGHSEFGKANGLVESGWQPLWVIDFPMFEYDEEDNRYVAAHHPFTSPKDEHLEYLETDPARCLAKAYDIVLNGWEIGGGSVRIHREEVQSKVFRALKIGPDEARAKFGFLLDALQYGAPPHGGIAFGLDRIVTMMAGADSIRDVIAFPKTQRAQDLLTQAPSEVDERQLRELHIRLRQPEQKAQ, encoded by the coding sequence ATGTCGATGAGATCTGAATACTGCGGTCTGGTGACCGAACACCTGCTGGGCCAAACCGTGTCGCTGTGCGGCTGGGTGCAACGCCGGCGCGATCATGGCGGCGTCATCTTCATCGATCTGCGCGATCGCGAAGGTCTCGTCCAGGTCGTGTGCGATCCGGATCGTGCCGACATGTTCAAGACCGCCGAAGGCGTGCGCAACGAATTCTGCGTGCAAGTGAAGGGTCTGGTGCGCAACCGCCCGGAAGGCACCGCTAACGCGGGTCTCACGAGCGGCAAGATCGAAGTGCTGTGTCACGAGCTGACCGTGCTGAACGCATCGGTTACGCCGCCGTTCCAGCTCGACGACGATAACCTGTCGGAAACCACGCGTCTTACGCACCGCGTGCTCGATCTGCGCCGTCCGCAGATGCAGCACAACCTGCGTCTGCGCTATCGCGTCGCGATGGAAGTGCGCAAGTATCTCGACGCACGCGGTTTCATCGATATCGAAACACCGATGCTCACGAAGAGCACGCCGGAAGGCGCACGCGATTACCTCGTGCCGTCGCGTACCAACCCGGGTCAGTTCTTCGCATTGCCGCAGTCGCCGCAGCTCTTCAAGCAGCTGCTGATGGTCGCGAACTTCGATCGCTACTACCAGATCGTCAAGTGCTTCCGCGACGAAGACCTGCGCGCCGACCGTCAGCCGGAATTCACGCAGATCGATTGCGAAACGTCGTTCCTCGGCGAGCAGGAGATTCGCGACCTGTTCGAGGACATGACACGCCACGTGTTCAAGGAAACGATCGGTGTCGAACTCGCGTCGACGTTCCCGGTGATGAAGTACTCGGAAGCGATGCAACGCTTCGGTTCGGACAAGCCGGACCTGCGCGTGAAGCTCGAATTCACCGAACTGACCGACGTCATGAAAGACGTCGACTTCAAGGTGTTCAGCACGCCGGCCAACACGAAGGACGGTCGCGTCGCGGCGCTGCGCGTGCCGAAGGGCAGCGAGCTTTCGCGCGGCGACATCGACAGCTACACGGAATTCGTGCGCATCTACGGTGCGAAGGGTCTCGCGTGGATCAAGGTCAACGAAGTCGCGAAGGGCCGTGATGGCCTGCAAAGCCCGATCGTGAAGAACCTGCACGACGCATCGATCGCTGCGATTCTCGAGCGTACCGGTGCAGAAGACGGCGACATCGTGTTCTTCGCCGCTGACCGCGCGAAGGTCGTCAACGACAGCCTCGGCGCACTGCGCCTGAAGATCGGTCATTCGGAATTCGGCAAGGCGAACGGTCTCGTCGAAAGCGGCTGGCAGCCGCTGTGGGTGATCGACTTCCCGATGTTCGAATACGACGAAGAGGACAACCGCTACGTCGCCGCGCACCATCCGTTCACGTCGCCGAAGGACGAGCACCTCGAGTATCTCGAGACCGACCCGGCGCGTTGCCTCGCGAAGGCTTACGACATCGTGCTGAACGGCTGGGAAATCGGCGGCGGCTCGGTACGGATTCACCGCGAGGAAGTGCAGAGCAAGGTGTTCCGTGCGTTGAAGATCGGTCCGGATGAAGCGCGTGCGAAGTTCGGCTTCCTGCTCGACGCGTTGCAATACGGCGCGCCGCCGCACGGTGGGATCGCATTCGGCCTCGACCGCATCGTCACGATGATGGCCGGCGCCGATTCGATTCGCGACGTAATCGCCTTCCCGAAGACGCAACGTGCGCAGGACCTGCTCACGCAGGCGCCGAGCGAAGTCGACGAGCGCCAGCTGCGCGAGTTGCACATCCGTCTGCGTCAGCCGGAGCAAAAGGCGCAATAG
- a CDS encoding DUF502 domain-containing protein: protein MTTKKTTLKSVFLTGLLVLVPLAITLWVLGLIIGTMDQTLLLLPEAWQPERALGFRLPGLGALLTLAFIFIVGLFTQNFIGQKLVKWWELLVRHIPVVGPIYTSVKQVSDTLLSSNGNAFRKALLIEYPRKGSYTIAFLTGIPGGDVVNHLKEDHVSVYVPTTPNPTSGFFLMLPKSEVVELDMTVDAALKYIVSMGVVAPSAPQPAQPRRSSVIEPPL, encoded by the coding sequence ATGACGACGAAGAAAACGACGCTCAAATCGGTGTTCCTGACCGGCCTGCTGGTGCTGGTACCTCTCGCCATCACGCTGTGGGTGCTCGGCCTCATCATCGGTACGATGGACCAGACGCTGTTGCTGCTGCCCGAAGCGTGGCAGCCGGAGCGCGCGCTCGGCTTCCGTCTGCCCGGTCTCGGCGCGTTGCTGACGCTGGCGTTCATCTTCATCGTCGGGCTGTTCACGCAGAACTTCATCGGCCAGAAGCTCGTGAAGTGGTGGGAACTGCTGGTGCGCCACATTCCGGTGGTCGGGCCGATCTACACGAGCGTCAAGCAGGTATCGGACACGCTGCTGTCGAGCAACGGCAATGCATTCCGCAAGGCGCTGCTGATCGAATATCCGCGCAAAGGCTCGTACACGATCGCGTTTCTGACCGGTATCCCGGGCGGCGACGTCGTCAATCACCTGAAGGAAGATCACGTCAGCGTGTATGTGCCGACTACGCCGAATCCGACGTCTGGTTTCTTCCTGATGTTGCCGAAGAGCGAAGTCGTCGAACTCGATATGACGGTCGACGCGGCATTGAAGTACATCGTTTCGATGGGCGTGGTCGCGCCGTCCGCGCCGCAGCCGGCGCAGCCGCGTCGCAGCAGCGTCATCGAGCCTCCGCTGTAA
- a CDS encoding FmdB family zinc ribbon protein, with product MPIYAYRCESCGFAKDVLQKMSDAPLTDCPECGKSTFRKQVTAAGFQLKGSGWYVTDFRGGNTAKTNGTATGANAASDGDAAAAKGTSDKADTGTSSGASETSGASANTAAAPAAAPAAAAASSAGSKGSGST from the coding sequence ATGCCGATCTACGCTTATCGTTGCGAGTCATGCGGCTTCGCGAAGGATGTCCTTCAGAAGATGAGCGACGCGCCGCTGACTGACTGTCCCGAGTGCGGGAAATCCACCTTCCGCAAGCAGGTGACTGCCGCCGGCTTCCAGCTGAAAGGCTCGGGCTGGTACGTCACGGATTTCCGTGGCGGTAACACGGCGAAGACAAACGGAACGGCCACCGGTGCGAATGCCGCATCGGACGGCGATGCAGCCGCCGCGAAAGGCACCAGCGACAAGGCCGATACGGGCACTTCATCGGGTGCTTCCGAGACATCGGGCGCATCCGCGAATACGGCAGCGGCGCCTGCTGCAGCACCGGCCGCCGCTGCAGCAAGCAGTGCGGGCAGCAAGGGCAGTGGCAGTACATAA
- a CDS encoding methyltransferase domain-containing protein, protein MTEPSRPDVPAVPTFATRDPNSPDFWDERFEHGFTPWDQAGVPAAFQSFATRHTDTAVLIPGCGSAWEALWLANRGQQVRAIDFAPAAVDTARAQLGLHGNVVEQADFFAYQPPFTPGWIYERAFLCALPVARRADYAQQMARLLPPGGFLAGFFFFGMEPKGPPFGIDRAELDALLAQHFELIEDEPVADSIPFFAGRERWLTWRRRDSRQV, encoded by the coding sequence ATGACCGAACCATCTCGCCCCGACGTGCCAGCCGTGCCCACCTTTGCGACCCGCGATCCCAATTCGCCCGATTTCTGGGACGAACGCTTCGAGCACGGCTTCACGCCCTGGGACCAGGCGGGGGTGCCGGCCGCATTTCAGTCGTTTGCCACCCGGCACACCGACACGGCGGTGCTGATTCCCGGCTGCGGCAGTGCCTGGGAAGCGCTATGGCTCGCGAACCGCGGCCAACAGGTACGCGCCATCGATTTCGCGCCGGCCGCCGTCGATACGGCGCGCGCGCAGCTTGGCTTACACGGCAACGTCGTCGAACAGGCCGATTTCTTCGCTTACCAGCCGCCGTTTACGCCCGGCTGGATTTACGAGCGCGCATTTCTATGCGCCTTACCGGTCGCGCGCCGCGCCGACTATGCGCAACAGATGGCCCGTCTGCTCCCACCGGGCGGCTTTCTGGCAGGGTTCTTTTTCTTCGGTATGGAGCCTAAAGGGCCGCCGTTCGGCATTGACCGGGCCGAACTAGACGCATTGCTCGCGCAGCACTTCGAGCTGATCGAAGACGAACCGGTTGCCGATTCGATCCCCTTCTTCGCGGGCCGTGAGCGCTGGCTGACGTGGCGTCGCCGCGATTCTCGCCAGGTTTGA
- the ubiB gene encoding ubiquinone biosynthesis regulatory protein kinase UbiB encodes MRFLRFLKIFFTVIRFGLDEMMLSRVNDRRVRLLLRVTTIGRHFDEPRGVRLRLALESLGPIFVKFGQVLSTRRDLLPVDVANELAKLQDQVPPFDSDVAIGLVEKSLGAPVSVLFDEFERTPVASASIAQVHFAKVKAGQHAGKPVAVKVLRPNMLPVIDSDLALLRDIAIWAERLWADGKRLKPREVVAEFDKYLHDELDLMREAANGSQLRRNFAGLDLLLVPEMYWEFCTPTVLVMERMVGVPISQVETLRAAGVDIPKLAREGVEIFFTQVFRDGFFHADMHPGNIQVSLDPAHFGRYIALDFGIIGALSDFDKNYLAQNFLAFFKRDYHRVATLHLESGWVPPTTRVEELESAIRAVCEPYFDRALKDISLGQVLMRLFSTSRRFNVEIQPQLVLLQKTMLNVEGLGRSLDPELDLWKTAKPYLERWMNEQIGLRGWYERLKIEAPQWSKTLPQLPRLIHHMLAERHEAQRGPNDDMVRQILLEQKRTNRLLQGLLIFGIAVGVGAVLARTWIALAYGG; translated from the coding sequence ATGCGTTTTCTGCGTTTCCTCAAGATATTTTTTACGGTCATCCGCTTCGGTCTCGACGAGATGATGCTGAGCCGCGTCAACGACCGCCGCGTGCGGTTGCTGCTGCGGGTGACGACGATCGGCCGGCATTTCGACGAGCCACGCGGTGTGCGGCTGCGTCTGGCGCTTGAAAGTCTCGGGCCGATTTTCGTGAAGTTCGGGCAGGTGCTGTCGACACGGCGCGACCTGCTGCCCGTCGATGTCGCCAACGAACTCGCCAAGCTGCAGGACCAGGTACCGCCGTTCGATTCCGATGTGGCGATCGGTCTGGTCGAGAAATCGCTGGGCGCACCGGTCAGCGTGCTATTCGACGAATTCGAGCGGACGCCGGTGGCGAGCGCGTCGATCGCGCAGGTCCATTTCGCAAAGGTCAAAGCGGGCCAGCACGCGGGCAAACCGGTCGCGGTGAAAGTGCTGCGCCCGAACATGCTTCCGGTGATCGATTCCGACCTCGCGCTGCTGCGTGACATCGCGATCTGGGCCGAGCGTCTGTGGGCCGACGGCAAGCGGCTCAAGCCGCGCGAAGTCGTCGCGGAGTTCGACAAGTACCTGCACGACGAACTCGACCTGATGCGTGAGGCGGCCAACGGCAGCCAGTTGCGGCGCAACTTCGCGGGGCTCGATCTGCTGCTCGTGCCTGAGATGTACTGGGAGTTCTGCACGCCCACCGTGCTCGTGATGGAGCGCATGGTCGGTGTGCCGATCAGCCAGGTCGAGACGCTGCGTGCGGCGGGTGTCGACATTCCGAAGCTCGCGCGCGAAGGCGTCGAGATCTTCTTCACGCAGGTGTTCCGCGACGGTTTTTTCCATGCGGATATGCACCCCGGCAACATCCAGGTCAGTCTCGACCCTGCGCATTTCGGGCGTTATATCGCGCTTGATTTCGGCATCATCGGTGCGCTGTCGGACTTCGACAAGAACTACCTCGCGCAGAACTTCCTCGCGTTCTTCAAGCGCGACTATCACCGGGTTGCCACGCTGCATCTGGAATCCGGCTGGGTGCCGCCTACCACACGCGTCGAAGAGCTGGAAAGCGCGATCCGCGCCGTTTGCGAGCCGTACTTCGACCGTGCGTTGAAGGACATCTCGCTGGGACAGGTGCTGATGCGGCTCTTCTCGACGTCGCGCCGCTTCAACGTCGAGATCCAGCCGCAACTCGTGCTGCTGCAGAAGACCATGCTCAACGTCGAAGGACTCGGCCGCTCGCTCGACCCCGAGCTCGACTTGTGGAAGACCGCGAAGCCGTATCTCGAACGCTGGATGAACGAGCAGATCGGTCTGCGAGGCTGGTACGAACGTCTGAAGATCGAAGCGCCGCAATGGAGCAAGACGCTGCCGCAGTTGCCGCGCCTGATCCACCACATGCTGGCCGAACGCCACGAAGCCCAGCGCGGCCCGAACGACGACATGGTCCGGCAGATCCTGCTCGAGCAGAAGCGCACGAACCGGTTGCTGCAAGGCCTGCTGATCTTCGGTATTGCGGTGGGTGTCGGCGCGGTGCTCGCGCGCACCTGGATTGCATTGGCCTACGGCGGTTGA
- a CDS encoding ubiquinone biosynthesis accessory factor UbiJ, with protein MTLAAKPFAAAVNHLLARESWARERLAPYAGKTARLSCPPVSMILLVQPDGYLVAVDESEAQQFDVSVTVAGDALPAFVQGGQAAVMKHVKIEGDAEFATAIAKLAEHLRWEPEEDLARLIGDGPAWRVATLARSVGDHALRTGRNLVDSVAEYLLDEQPQLVRRAALDDFNAELARTRDTLARAEKRVERLEQQVEAHGASAPGGAAKSRGTR; from the coding sequence ATGACCCTCGCCGCCAAGCCCTTCGCTGCTGCCGTCAACCATCTGCTCGCCCGTGAATCGTGGGCTCGCGAGCGCCTCGCTCCTTACGCCGGCAAGACTGCCCGGCTGTCCTGTCCGCCCGTCTCGATGATCCTGCTGGTGCAGCCGGACGGATATCTCGTCGCGGTCGACGAGAGCGAAGCGCAACAGTTCGACGTCTCGGTGACGGTAGCCGGCGATGCATTGCCGGCGTTTGTCCAGGGCGGTCAGGCCGCGGTGATGAAGCACGTGAAGATCGAGGGCGACGCGGAGTTTGCTACGGCGATCGCGAAGCTGGCCGAGCATCTGCGCTGGGAGCCGGAAGAGGATCTGGCGCGGTTGATCGGCGATGGCCCGGCGTGGCGTGTGGCGACGCTTGCGCGCTCGGTTGGCGATCATGCGCTGCGTACGGGGCGCAACCTCGTCGATTCGGTGGCGGAGTATCTGCTCGATGAGCAGCCGCAACTGGTCCGGCGCGCGGCGCTCGACGATTTCAACGCCGAACTCGCGCGCACCCGCGACACGCTGGCAAGAGCCGAGAAGCGTGTCGAGCGTCTGGAACAGCAGGTCGAAGCCCACGGCGCGTCTGCGCCGGGCGGCGCCGCCAAGTCGCGCGGCACGCGCTAG